From Streptomyces yatensis, one genomic window encodes:
- a CDS encoding lysoplasmalogenase, translated as MTAAAGRARRALPALFALLTAVHLGALLADATTVVHLTKPALMPVLAVWALVRGGPWPLPAALVCGCGGDVLLQIGGDTAFLAGMGCFAAGHLCYLALFTRTGRGAPLTGARWPRTAPWVAAGYGAAWLGTVALLWSGLEPDLRLPVAGYSLLLTVMALAALGAGPWTGLGGALFMLSDTLIAAGLADWPRPPVPQFWIMAIYIAAQWLLMAGATREAVPRPGPEPALVGP; from the coding sequence GTGACGGCCGCCGCCGGGCGCGCGAGGAGGGCCCTGCCCGCCCTCTTCGCGCTGCTGACCGCCGTTCACCTGGGCGCGCTGCTCGCGGACGCCACCACCGTCGTCCACCTCACCAAGCCCGCCCTGATGCCCGTTCTCGCCGTCTGGGCGCTGGTGCGCGGCGGGCCGTGGCCGCTGCCCGCCGCGCTGGTGTGCGGCTGTGGCGGCGATGTGCTGCTGCAGATCGGCGGCGATACCGCCTTCCTGGCCGGAATGGGGTGCTTCGCGGCCGGGCACCTCTGCTATCTGGCGCTGTTCACCCGCACCGGGCGGGGCGCCCCGCTCACCGGCGCCCGGTGGCCTCGTACGGCGCCGTGGGTGGCCGCCGGGTACGGGGCCGCGTGGCTGGGCACGGTGGCGCTGCTGTGGTCCGGCCTGGAACCGGATCTGCGGCTTCCGGTCGCGGGCTACAGCCTGCTGCTGACGGTCATGGCGCTGGCCGCGCTCGGTGCGGGCCCGTGGACCGGTCTCGGCGGGGCGCTGTTCATGCTCTCCGACACCCTGATCGCGGCCGGGCTCGCCGACTGGCCACGGCCGCCGGTGCCCCAGTTCTGGATCATGGCCATCTATATCGCCGCCCAGTGGCTGCTGATGGCGGGAGCGACGCGCGAGGCGGTCCCGCGCCCCGGGCCGGAACCGGCGCTCGTCGGGCCGTGA
- a CDS encoding DEDDh family exonuclease, whose product MLEDPTTAAPHPAPPSSWPATYPQGYAVVDVETTGLARDDRIVSAAVYQLDARGAVQDHWYTLVNPQRDPGPVWIHGLTEEVLEGAPRFPEIAGELAERLADRVLVAHNAAFDWSMLAREYARSKSAAPVRQRLCTIALSKELGLPLPNHKLETLAAHYGVVQRRAHHALDDARVLAETFRPSLHRAAETGLRLPLLACQPLTEWSDGPAIGRQRSYRQTWRPSRKRPACPYPNPGRYEPGGQLVQGMRVAFSGDTSVDRELLEDRAIEAGLHVATSVSRLTSVLVTNDPDSPTSKTAKARSFGTPVIDEAAFMQLLQDVTPAPPTNR is encoded by the coding sequence ATGCTCGAAGACCCCACGACAGCCGCACCGCACCCCGCACCGCCGTCCTCCTGGCCGGCCACCTATCCGCAGGGTTACGCGGTCGTCGACGTGGAGACCACCGGCCTCGCCCGCGACGACCGGATCGTCTCCGCGGCGGTCTATCAGCTCGACGCCCGGGGCGCGGTGCAGGACCACTGGTACACCCTGGTCAATCCGCAGCGCGATCCCGGCCCGGTGTGGATCCACGGCCTCACCGAGGAGGTGCTCGAGGGCGCCCCGCGCTTCCCCGAGATCGCCGGGGAGCTCGCCGAGCGCCTGGCCGACCGCGTCCTGGTCGCGCACAACGCCGCCTTCGACTGGTCGATGCTCGCACGGGAGTACGCCCGCTCGAAGAGCGCCGCGCCCGTGCGGCAGCGGCTGTGCACCATCGCCCTCTCCAAGGAGCTGGGCCTGCCGCTGCCCAACCACAAGCTGGAGACCCTGGCCGCGCACTACGGAGTGGTGCAGCGGCGCGCCCACCACGCCCTGGACGACGCGCGGGTGCTCGCCGAGACCTTCCGGCCCAGCCTCCACCGGGCCGCCGAGACCGGGCTGCGCCTGCCCCTGCTTGCCTGCCAGCCGCTCACCGAGTGGTCCGACGGCCCGGCGATCGGCCGCCAGCGGTCGTACCGGCAGACCTGGCGCCCCAGCCGCAAGCGCCCCGCCTGCCCCTACCCCAACCCCGGGCGGTACGAGCCGGGCGGGCAGCTGGTCCAGGGCATGCGGGTGGCGTTCTCCGGGGACACCTCCGTCGACCGCGAGCTGCTGGAGGACCGGGCGATCGAGGCCGGGCTGCACGTGGCCACCAGCGTCTCCCGGCTCACCAGCGTGCTGGTCACCAACGACCCCGACTCGCCCACGTCCAAGACCGCCAAGGCCCGCTCCTTCGGCACCCCCGTCATCGACGAGGCGGCCTTCATGCAGCTCCTCCAGGACGTCACCCCCGCGCCGCCGACAAACAGGTGA
- a CDS encoding S8 family peptidase, with product MTPRRTSLPLRTAAIPAAMALTTALAFLPTTATALGRDGHAAAATAADGPSLSYVVNTRPGQDPSRIRKAIAQAGGTVVVSYDRIGVIVVHSANADFAKSIRKVRGVSSAGNTRTAPLPAQSTDDIDTPKLLSEKERQAVAAKAKAGQDPLEPLQWDLPAIKADKAHEKSLGSRNVTVGVIDTGVDDTHPDLAPNFDRKASVNCVTGKPDTTDGAWRPTAEESPHGTHVAGEIAAAKNGIGVTGVAPGVKVSGIKVSTTAGFFYTEAVVCGFIWAAEHGVDVTNNSYYTDPWYFNCTTDPDQKALVEAVRRASSYAERKGVVNVAAAGNENYDLTSDTITDPSSPNDTTPGDREVDPSVCLDIPTQLPGVVTVASTGAKNLKSSFSNYGLGIIDIAAPGGDSTIYQKPEPPATSGLIYNTLPGGQYGYMAGTSMASPHVAGVAALVKSTHPHASPAMVKALLKAEADDLACPTPYDIDGDGTADAVCEGGKRYNGFYGAGLADALDAVEK from the coding sequence ATGACGCCGCGCCGCACCTCCCTGCCGCTGCGCACCGCCGCGATACCCGCCGCCATGGCGCTCACCACCGCGCTGGCCTTCCTGCCCACCACCGCCACCGCGCTCGGACGGGACGGCCACGCCGCCGCGGCCACCGCGGCCGACGGTCCGTCCCTGAGCTATGTCGTCAACACCCGCCCGGGGCAGGACCCGTCCCGGATCCGCAAGGCCATCGCCCAGGCCGGCGGCACGGTCGTCGTGTCGTACGACCGGATCGGCGTCATCGTCGTCCACTCCGCCAACGCGGACTTCGCCAAGAGCATCCGTAAGGTCCGCGGCGTCTCCTCCGCCGGTAACACCCGCACCGCCCCGCTGCCCGCCCAGTCCACCGACGACATCGACACGCCGAAGCTGCTGAGCGAGAAGGAGCGGCAGGCGGTGGCGGCGAAGGCCAAGGCCGGGCAGGACCCGCTGGAGCCGCTGCAGTGGGATCTGCCGGCGATCAAGGCGGACAAGGCGCATGAGAAGAGCCTGGGCAGCCGGAATGTCACCGTCGGGGTCATCGACACCGGTGTGGACGACACCCACCCGGACCTGGCGCCGAACTTCGACCGTAAGGCGTCCGTCAACTGTGTGACGGGCAAGCCGGACACCACCGACGGCGCCTGGCGGCCGACCGCGGAGGAGTCCCCGCACGGCACCCATGTCGCGGGTGAGATCGCCGCCGCGAAGAACGGCATCGGCGTCACCGGGGTGGCCCCGGGGGTCAAGGTCTCCGGTATCAAGGTGTCCACGACGGCCGGGTTCTTCTACACCGAGGCGGTCGTCTGCGGCTTCATCTGGGCCGCCGAGCACGGCGTGGACGTCACCAACAACAGCTATTACACCGACCCGTGGTACTTCAACTGCACCACCGACCCGGACCAGAAGGCCTTGGTCGAGGCGGTGCGCCGGGCCTCGTCGTACGCCGAGCGCAAGGGCGTGGTCAATGTGGCCGCGGCGGGCAACGAGAACTACGACCTGACCTCGGACACCATCACCGACCCCTCCAGCCCCAACGACACCACCCCCGGTGACCGGGAGGTGGACCCGAGCGTCTGCCTGGACATCCCGACCCAGTTGCCGGGTGTCGTCACGGTCGCCTCGACCGGCGCCAAGAACCTCAAGTCCTCGTTCTCCAACTACGGCCTCGGGATCATCGACATCGCGGCCCCCGGCGGCGACAGCACCATCTACCAGAAGCCGGAGCCCCCGGCCACCAGCGGCCTGATCTACAACACGCTGCCGGGCGGGCAGTACGGCTACATGGCGGGCACCTCGATGGCCTCGCCGCATGTCGCCGGTGTCGCGGCGCTCGTCAAGAGCACCCATCCGCACGCCTCCCCCGCGATGGTCAAGGCGCTGCTGAAGGCCGAGGCCGACGACCTCGCCTGCCCGACGCCGTACGACATCGACGGCGACGGCACGGCCGACGCGGTCTGCGAGGGCGGCAAGCGCTACAACGGCTTCTACGGCGCCGGGCTGGCGGACGCCCTGGACGCCGTCGAGAAGTGA
- a CDS encoding sterol desaturase family protein produces the protein MPHLPNAVLWSIPAFVLLTVVEMVSYRFHPDDDAEGYAAKDAATSVTMGLGSLVFDLVWKIPIVAIYAAIYELTPLRVPVLWWTLPLMLLAQDFFYYWSHRGHHVIRILWACHVVHHSSEKFNLTTALRQPWTTWTVWPFYVPMIALGVHPAAVAFCSSVNLVYQFWIHTERIGTLPRPIEFVFNTPSHHRVHHASQGGYLDRNFGGILIVWDRLFGSFVPEIERPVYGLTKNIGTYNPLRVATHEYAAIARDIAAARGWRERAGRVFMGPGWQPGPVPEAGPVPEAGSAAEPGSAPEAGAAPEPGSAPKPGAVPKAGSAVEPGPREPVGESAR, from the coding sequence ATGCCGCACCTGCCCAATGCCGTGCTGTGGTCGATACCGGCCTTTGTCCTGCTCACCGTCGTGGAGATGGTGAGCTACCGCTTCCATCCCGACGACGATGCCGAGGGCTACGCGGCGAAGGACGCCGCGACCAGCGTCACCATGGGGCTCGGGAGCCTCGTCTTCGACCTGGTGTGGAAGATCCCGATTGTGGCGATCTACGCCGCCATCTACGAACTCACCCCACTGCGCGTCCCGGTGCTGTGGTGGACGCTGCCGCTGATGCTGCTCGCCCAGGACTTCTTCTACTACTGGTCGCACCGCGGGCACCATGTCATCCGCATCCTGTGGGCGTGCCATGTGGTGCACCACTCCAGCGAGAAGTTCAACCTCACCACCGCCCTGCGGCAGCCCTGGACGACCTGGACCGTGTGGCCGTTCTACGTGCCGATGATCGCGCTCGGGGTGCACCCCGCGGCGGTGGCGTTCTGCTCGTCGGTGAACCTCGTCTACCAGTTCTGGATCCACACCGAGCGGATCGGCACCCTGCCGCGCCCCATCGAGTTCGTCTTCAACACCCCCTCGCACCACCGCGTCCACCACGCCTCCCAAGGCGGCTATCTGGACCGCAACTTCGGGGGCATCCTCATCGTCTGGGACCGGCTCTTCGGGTCCTTCGTCCCCGAGATCGAGCGGCCCGTCTACGGCCTGACGAAGAACATCGGCACCTACAACCCGCTGCGGGTGGCCACGCACGAGTACGCGGCCATCGCCCGCGACATCGCGGCGGCGCGGGGCTGGCGCGAGCGGGCGGGCCGGGTCTTCATGGGCCCGGGCTGGCAGCCCGGGCCGGTCCCGGAGGCGGGGCCGGTGCCTGAGGCCGGATCGGCTGCGGAGCCCGGATCGGCCCCTGAGGCGGGGGCGGCGCCGGAGCCCGGGTCGGCCCCGAAGCCAGGGGCGGTCCCGAAGGCCGGGTCGGCTGTGGAGCCCGGGCCGCGGGAGCCGGTCGGCGAGAGCGCGCGGTGA